The following coding sequences are from one Rissa tridactyla isolate bRisTri1 chromosome 14, bRisTri1.patW.cur.20221130, whole genome shotgun sequence window:
- the LOC128917705 gene encoding torsin-1A-like: MKLMNAAVFFILVPTFTPALDPLSTSVFMGGAAVAWQLLSPHSWLKCSLLECCNMEDTLNLSVIKMDLDRKVFGQHLAVQIVLRALSANTHSKRPRKPLVMSFHGWTGTGKTFVSSIIAENLYQLNIPRQRFVHHFNTVLHFPHLSHVHLYKEQLQNWIRGNVSACPRSLFIFSEMDQMPHGLIDSIMPFLGYHEEIDGVYYGKAIFIFLNNAGGDKVAEIALDYWRRQKRREDIPAKKLQYLLSEEIFRNRDSGFFHSQLIQKNLIDYFIPFLPLEYKHVKECVRQELHVQGHPEDEDLIAEIALAMTDYPSEERLYSSKGCKTVASRVSLSI, from the exons ATGAAGCTTATGAATGCTGCTGTATTCTTTATTCTTGTGCCCACTTTTACGCCAGCTTTGGACCCTCTCAGCACTTCAGTCTTCATGGGTGGTGCTGCTGTCGCTtggcagctcctctcccctcACTCCTGGCTCAAGTGCAGTCTCCTGGAGTGCTGCAATATGGAGGACACACTGAATTTATCAG TTATAAAGATGGATTTGGACCGAAAAGTATTTGGCCAGCATCTTGCTGTCCAGATAGTTCTGAGAGCTCTGAGTGCAAATACGCACAGCAAACGGCCCAGGAAGCCCTTGGTGATGTCCTTCCATGGCTGGACTGGAACAGGCAAAACGTTTGTCAGCAGCATCATTGCAGAAAACCTCTATCAGCTTAATATACCAAGACAGAGGTTTGTGCACCACTTCAACACAGTACTGCATTTCCCACACCTTTCACATGTCCATCTCTATAAG gagcagctgcagaattgGATCCGGGGCAATGTCAGTGCCTGTCCAAGGTCCCTTTTTATCTTCTCTGAAATGGATCAGATGCCTCATGGCCTGATAGACTCTATCATGCCATTCCTCGGCTACCATGAAGAGATCGATGGTGTTTATTATGGCAAGGCAATCTTCATCTTTCTGAA CAATGCAGGTGGAGATAAAGTAGCAGAGATTGCCCTTGATTactggagaaggcagaagagaagagaagacatTCCTGCGAAGAAGCTCCAGTATctgctttcagaggaaattttCAGGAACAGAGACA GCGGTTTCTTTCACAGTCAACTGATCCAGAAGAACCTGATCGACTATttcatccctttccttcctcttgaATATAAACATGTGAAAGAGTGTGTCCGGCAGGAGCTGCACGTGCAAGGGCATCCCGAGGATGAAGACCTCATTGCAGAGATTGCCTTGGCAATGACCGACTACCCCAGCGAAGAAAGACTCTACTCCAGCAAAGGCTGCAAGACTGTAGCCTCCAGAGTGAGTCTGAGCATCTAG
- the LOC128917463 gene encoding torsin-1A-like, producing MLRAAGLLWLLLPGLAALEPLSVSLAIGVAWALTGYLSHPNFYCSYVECCPSDGHRINATALRAQLDTKLFGQHLAKDVVLKAVMGFTSNPSPKKPLTLSLHGWAGTGKNFLSQILAEHVHPAGLRSKFVHLFLATLHFPHQDEVKLYKEQLQNWIRGNVSACPHSIFIFDEMDKMHPGLIDAIKPFLDYYEQVDRVSYRKAIFIFLSNAGGDLINKAALDFWTSGKRREEIQLKDLELMLSVGVFNNKNSGLWHSSLIDRNLIDYFIPFLPLEHKHVKMCVRAEMTARGYAVDEKIVQAVADEMTFFPKEQKIYSDKGCKTVQAKLDIHEDFVLRDKKAKG from the exons ATGCTGCGGGCGGCCgggctgctctggctgctgctgccggggctggcggcgctGGAGCCGCTCAGCGTCAGCCTGGCTATCGGCGTCGCCTGGGCCCTCACCGGCTACCTGTCCCACCCCAACTTCTACTGCAGCTACGTGGAGTGCTGCCCCAGCGACGGGCACCGCATCAACGCCACCG CGCTGAGGGCACAGCTGGACACCAAGCTCTTCGGGCAGCACCTGGCCAAGGATGTGGTGCTGAAGGCGGTGATGGGCTTCACCAGCAACCCCAGCCCCAAGAAGCCACTAACGCTCTCACTCCACGGCTGGGCCGGCACCGGCAAGAACTTCCTCAGCCAGATTCTGGCAGAGCACGTCCACCCTGCCGGCCTGCGCAGCAAGTTCGTCCATCTCTTCCTGGCCACCCTGCACTTCCCCCACCAGGACGAAGTCAAGCTCTACAAG GAGCAGCTACAGAACTGGATTCGGGGCAATGTCAGTGCCTGTCCCCACTCCATCTTCATTTTTGATGAGATGGACAAAATGCATCCAGGTCTCATTGATGCCATCAAGCCGTTCTTAGACTATTACGAGCAGGTTGATAGGGTGTCCTACAGGAAAGCcatcttcatcttcctcag CAATGCAGGTGGTGACTTAATTAATAAAGCAGCCCTTGACTTCTGGACAAGTGGAAAGCGCAGGGAAGAGATTCAGCTGAAGGACCTGGAGCTCATGCTGTCTGTTGGAGTCTTCAATAACAAGAACA GTGGCCTGTGGCACAGCAGCCTCATCGACAGGAACCTCATTGACTACTTTATCCCCTTCCTGCCCCTGGAGCACAAGCACGTGAAGATGTGCGTCAGGGCTGAAATGACAGCCCGTGGCTATGCTGTCGATGAGAAGATTGTTCAAGCAGTGGCTGATGAGATGACGTTCTTCCCCAAAGAGCAGAAAATCTACTCTGATAAAGGCTGCAAGACTGTACAGGCCAAGCTGGATATTCATGAAGACTTTGTGTTGAGAGATAAAAAAGCCAAGGGGTGA